In one window of Bradysia coprophila strain Holo2 chromosome IV unlocalized genomic scaffold, BU_Bcop_v1 contig_106, whole genome shotgun sequence DNA:
- the LOC119070641 gene encoding ER membrane protein complex subunit 4, giving the protein MKNLAEDKKFKWSLKPSASLRDKSSETASPPGYNPSIHGGVVETEATNKNSEQTHLIIKKSWDVAIGPLKQIPMNLLLMYMSGSTISIFPIMMIGMMLMKPLSAITTTHTTFKTFEQSGTGTIGQKIVFVLGHIACVGLALYKCHSMGLLPSHASDWLAFAEPQIRTEYSGGGLVLL; this is encoded by the exons atgaaaaatttagcagaagacaaaaaattcaaatggtCGTTAAAGCCATCAGCTAGTCTCAG AGACAAGTCATCGGAAACAGCGTCACCGCCCGGTTACAATCCATCAATTCATGGTGGAGTGGTGGAAACTGAAgctacaaataaaaattccgaACAGACGCATCTCATCATTAAGAAATCGTGGGATGTCGCCATCGGCCCATTGAAACAAATTCCGATGAACCTACTACTGATGTACATGTCCGGTTCAACGATTTCGATTTTCCCGATTATGATGATTGGAATGATGTTAATGAAACCGTTATCGGCCATCACAACGACACACACCACATTCAAAACGTTTGAGCAATCCGGCACCGGAACGATCGgacagaaaatcgttttcgTTTTGGGGCACATTGCATGCGTTGGATTAGCTTTGTACAAGTGTCACAGCATGGGATTGCTGCCGTCACATGCGTCGGATTGGTTGGCATTTGCTGAACCACAAATAAGGACTGAGTACTCCGGTGGTGGATTGGTTCTTTTGTAG
- the LOC119070648 gene encoding nicotianamine synthase 1-like — MHIVFLILIIGSNFRAFKAEWNPLIVYEGGETIGFSTKIELARSVLCSTGQSQQQCTILRRNCDKEITTSLCLSSNIPKNITSMSPTNSSHYIISTIHNTTDPEFLQFILPVIEQIVSLPEDKLHPSPITNSLFTSLVNLICVDDLKGDTISTILSHHDIIGYQQQLMQKCSSAEYFLEVDFARQVQSGAKSIEDFLYYENYVSLVQFEMESLKIYAGNVSINRAVVIGSGPLPLTSVEVLKHLPPSAVIINYDHSAEAVELGTIVINKISRLSVEHRSALQITAKDLEEVDLVYLAALVGIDKAEKMEIMKHLYDVMRPGSILIARSAIGLKTLVYRRLTIEEFGEFSNIQEFHPKDKKVLNSIACGTR, encoded by the exons ATGCACATCGTGTTTCTAATTTTAATCATCGGCAGTAATTTTCGG GCTTTCAAAGCTGAATGGAATCCATTGATCGTATATGAAGGTGGTGAGACGATTGGTTTCAGTACCAAAATAGAATTAGCCAGGTCTGTTTTGTGTTCAACTGGACAAAGTCAACAGCAATGCACG ATCCTCCGTAGAAATTGTGATAAGGAAATCACTACGTCCCTTTGTTTGTCGTCAAAtataccaaaaaatattaccaGCATGTCACCGACCAACTCATCACACTACATAATATCTACAATCCATAACACAACAGATCCAGAGTTCCTACAATTCATCCTGCCAGTAATCGAACAGATAGTTTCCCTGCCAGAGGATAAATTGCATCCCAGTCCCATTACCAACTCCTTATTCACATCGCTAGTCAATCTCATTTGTGTGGATGATCTCAAGGGCGATACGATTTCGACAATTTTGTCTCATCACGATATTATTGGCTATCAACAGCAGCTTATGCAAAAATGCTCGTCAGCCGAGTACTTTTTGGAAGTTGATTTCGCCCGTCAAGTTCAATCTGGAGCGAAATCAATTGAAGATTTCTTGTATTACGAGAACTATGTGTCGTTGGTGCAGTTCGAAATGGAGAGTCTGAAGATATACGCTGGAAATGTTTCCATCAATCGAGCTGTTGTGATCGGTTCCGGCCCATTACCTCTAACCTCTGTGGAAGTATTGAAACATTTACCTCCATCGGCTGTGATTATCAATTACGACCATTCTGCGGAAGCAGTGGAGCTAGGCACAATTGTGATCAATAAAATATCGAGACTTTCCGTCGAACATCGCTCTGCGTTACAAATAACAGCAAAGGATCTTGAGGAAGTCGATCTTGTCTATTTAGCCGCGCTGGTTGGAATTGATAAAGCCGAGAAAATGGAGATCATGAAACATTTGTACGACGTGATGAGACCTGGATCAATTTTGATTGCGAGAAGCGCCATCGGACTTAAGACACTGGTCTATAGAAGATTGACGATTGAAGAATTCGgagaattttccaatattcAAGAGTTTCATCCTAAGGACAAGAAAGTGCTGAATTCAATTGCTTGTGGTACACGATAA
- the LOC119070633 gene encoding protein bride of sevenless yields the protein MKAWLVSFLDNNCIRVVLFTILLVQYRTVSGLNTTSDAPDIVPWTNSSTCTDDLNNTNHKIDYVHGDVVITVISINPLPSQYVLKRVSDSIDSKLSLGIRSITVLQPNDIRELIVDEVQYLEQCVLHPIGIFVSSSLWPIIEAIAAEIEYNIWEMPSSSQILFPSIAHLLYEFPWKNNEIPSVELKAETSEIANEFLQSARNEHLCLKLMPNVENVYLLLGNDVLLDDSLDENGTIFAIPMYAVDGLIKDLPHGAYIFIESDIQLKLDDRKQKFGLSNIFIISSIVSDLVSFIDRTTSMCNITQVTEVSACKEFKTWTPNAMKLNTSMEFLDSLSLREYADDLNVDLIQKVLAPINESVHNMDLRQVASINVVSNVTTFYHYKDDNENSISNKTKLGQYFPCETLTTASTAINEVDDGARKPIIIRTHYSDMYWRIKPEAWVAVGLTISVLGVLISLVILLFIVFRIYMNDVLEGNPVGTIVLLISLVVLFVSFVPFCMEYTSDKQILEYYVRPVDHSNTICSVRIFLLTLCYSLIFSLLLCRAVMLASIGSEGGFLSHVNGYVQSVICMFSALVQIGLSTQLLVLMHVAKESISCDNIFYGNWLWALLAYDSCLLAILVILLPFIFRSQRNYKEGLLLTIATILVVAVWSTWIPFSTLFGDYWRDAAVPLGLQGTGWAILGGILIPRCFLIVRGIARTDLAQALPSLTSLAFAQNTQYISEQSIYECVNPAMRQRGISNDNYSDRQSPSEIPTLPLRGASRKNQNPMSYSSSEQSTIPASPSKATRF from the exons ATGAAGGCTTGGCTGGTATCGTTTCTTGACAATAATT GCATTCGAGTCGTTTTATTCACCATTCTATTGGTACAATATCGAACTGTATCAGGATTAAATACAACATCGGATGCGCCCGATATCGTACCATGGACAAATAGCTCTACCTGCACGGATGATTTGAATAACACCAACCATAAAATTGATTATGTCCATGGAGACGTTGTTATTACAGTCATATCAATTAACCCATTACCTTCGCAATATGTATTGAAGCGGGTCAGTGACTCCATTGATTCGAAGCTATCATTGG GCATTCGATCAATAACCGTTCTCCAACCGAACGACATAAGAGAGCTAATAGTCGATGAAGTTCAGTACTTAGAACAATGCGTTCTTCATCCCATCGGAATTTTTGTATCAAGCAGCCTTTGGCCAATTATCGAAGCCATTGCAGCTGAAATTGAGTATAATATTTGGGAAATGCCATCATCTTCACAGATATTGTTTCCGAGCATAGCCCATCTGCTGTACGAATTTCCAtggaaaaataatgaaattcctTCAGTTGAATTGAAAGCCGAAACATCTGAGATTGCGAATGAATTTCTACAGTCTGCCAGGAATGAACACTTGTGTTTGAAGTTAATGCCAAACGTAGAGAATGTCTACCTTTTACTGGGGAATGATGTATTATTGGACGATAGTCTTGACGAAAATGGCACCATTTTCGCCATCCCAATGTATGCTGTCGATGGCTTGATTAAAG ACTTGCCACACGGGGCGTACATCTTTATCGAGTCGGATATTCAACTGAAACTAGACGAtcgcaaacaaaaatttggtctgtcgaatattttcatcatCAGTTCGATCGTCAGCGACCTAGTATCATTCATCGACAGAACAACATCAATGTGTAATATTACCCAAGTCACCGAAGTATCGGCCTGCAAAGAATTTAAGACGTGGACTCCAAATGCAATGAAACTGAATACCTCAATGGAGTTCCTCGACAGTTTATCGCTGAGGGAATATGCAGACGATTTAAACGTAGACCTAATTCAGAAAGTGTTGGCTCCGATCAATGAAAGTGTTCACAACATGGACCTAAGACAAGTGGCTTCAATCAATGTTGTCAGCAATGTGACTACGTTCTATCATTACAAAGACGATAACGAGAACAGCATTagcaataaaacgaaattggGTCAGTATTTTCCGTGCGAGACGTTGACAACAGCATCAACAGCAATAAATGAAGTAGATGATGGGGCGAGAAAACCGATTATCATCAGAACTCATTACTCGGACATGTATTGGCGAATTAAGCCCGAAGCATGGGTGGCTGTCGGTCTCACAATTTCAGTGCTGGGCGTTCTGATCAGTTTAGTTATTTTGCTGTTTATCGTTTTTCGCATTTATATGAACGACGTTCTGGAGGG GAACCCCGTTGGAACGATCGTATTACTGATATCATTGGTGGTATTGTTCGTGTCATTTGTCCCATTTTGCATGGAGTACACGTcggacaaacaaattttggaataTTATGTCCGGCCAGTGGACCACTCGAATACCATTTGTTCCGTTCGCATTTTTTTGCTGACCCTGTGCTACAGTCTGATATTTTCGCTATTATTATGCCGTGCGGTTATGCTCGCCTCAATCGGTAGTGAGGGCGGATTTTTGTCGCACGTTAATGGTTACGTTCAAAGTGTAATCTGTATGTTCAGTGCCTTGGTCCAGATCGGACTGTCTACTCAATTGCTTGTTTTGATGCACGTTGCAAAAGAATCGATTTCTTGTGACAACATTTTTTACGGAAATTGGCTGTGGGCATTACTAGCCTATGATAGTTGTCTATTGGCAATATTAGTCATACTCTTGCCGTTTATATTCCGATCTCAACGCAACTATAAAGAAGGGTTGCTTCTAACAATCGCAACCATTTTGGTTGTCGCTGTCTGGTCCACATGGATTCCATTCAGTACATTATTCGGAGACTACTGGCGAGATGCGGCCGTTCCGTTGGGTCTGCAAGGAACCGGTTGGGCCATTCTCGGTGGCATATTAATACCGAGATGTTTTTTGATTGTCCGTGGAATAGCCAGAACCGACTTAGCGCAAGCATTACCATCCTTAACATCGCTAGCATTTGCTCAAAACACACAGTACATATCGGAGCAAAGCATTTACGAATGCGTCAATCCAGCTATGCGTCAACGCGGCATTTCGAATGACAATTATTCGGATCGACAATCGCCCAGTGAAATTCCCACACTTCCGCTGAGAGGTGCATCgcgtaaaaatcaaaatcctaTGAGCTATTCCAGTTCAGAGCAATCGACGATACCGGCGTCGCCGAGCAAAGCTACGAGATTTTAA
- the LOC119070629 gene encoding glucan endo-1,3-alpha-glucosidase agn1-like: MKTLHLIVIALCALLNESYAQAPKKVFAHYMVGFAFPSDQNFFDSQIKRAKSAGIDGFALNVGNNDWQPDRVAKALAAAQNNGNFVIFISFDMASLAFDSNALTRFHFAARHPNYFRVNNRPFFSTFAGENNDQFWNSWKSSSGLNPYFCPSWPNYPTANLLQSHSVADCIFTWNTWPASNSGPDASFDNSGDKNLLASARATGKTYMAPVAPWFYTHVWGQGWSKHWIFNSELLLPQRWQQIVELQPDFVEFVTWNDYSESSYICTIGSDLPADMSGITDMINNPQPMKHDAWLDLSKHYIQWYKNNARPAVTTEQFYWWYRIHPKNNVNGEPPQYRNDARDCVVVHSIVKNVRPQGGVYTMIIDLNGTKSRYTITKLEQTECIPFPARVGYVTISLEGPDKKVWWAEGKNIPQQSSGNNFNAFVNSHSFPSP, encoded by the exons ATGAAGACGTTACATTTA attgtCATCGCACTGTGTGCCTTATTAAATGAAAGTTATGCTCAAGCTCCGAAAAAGGTATTCGCCCATTATATGGTTGGTTTCGCTTTTCCTTCCGATCAAAACTTCTTCGATAGCCAAATTAAGAGGGCGAAATCTGCTGGCATCGACGGATTCGCTTTGAATGTTGGCAACAACGACTGGCAGCCGGATAG GGTTGCAAAAGCTCTTGCTGCTGCTCAAAATAATGGCAACTTTGTCATATTCATATCCTTCGACATGGCATCGCTTGCATTTGACAGCAACGCCTTGACTCGTTTCCATTTTGCTGCCAGGCATCCGAATTATTTCCGTGTGAATAATCGACCGTTTTTCTCCACCTTCGCCGGGGAGAATAACGACCAATTTTGGAACAGCTGGAAATCAAGCAGTGGACTGAATCCATACTTCTGTCCTAGTTGGCCCAATTATCCAACAGCCAATTTATTACAATCACATTCGGTGGCTGACTGTATCTTTACTTGGAATACATGGCCGGCATCCAACTCAGGTCCTGATGCATCGTTCGACAATTCTGGTGACAAAAATCTTCTTGCGAGTGCCAGAGCGACTGGTAAGACATATATGGCACCAGTTGCTCCATGGTTTTATACGCACGTTTGGGGACAGGGATGGTCTAAGCATTGGATTTTTAACTCTGAATTGCTTCTGCCACAACGGTGGCAGCAGATTGTTGAATTGCAGCCCGATTTCGTCGAGTTCGTGACTTGGAATGATTATTCTGAATCGAGTTATATTTGTACGATAGGCAGTGATCTCCCTGCAGATATGTCAGGAATAACAGATATGATCAATAATCCACAGCCCATGAAGCATGACGCTTGGTTAGATTTATCCAAACATTACATTCAGTGGTACAAGAATAACGCCAGACCAGCTGTAACGACAGAACAGTTTTATTGGTGGTATCGCATTCATCCGAAAAATAATGTAAATGGAGAGCCACCGCAGTATCGTAATGATGCTAGAGATTGTGTCGTCGTTCATTCGATTGTAAAGAATGTGCGTCCCCAGGGAGGTGTGTACACAATGATAATTGATTTGAATGGAACGAAAAGCAGGTACACCATTACGAAGCTTGAGCAGACTGAGTGCATTCCTTTCCCTGCCAGAGTTGGATATGTTACCATATCTTTGGAGGGTCCAGATAAAAAAGTTTGGTGGGCTGAAGGCAAGAATATTCCGCAACAGAGCAGTGGCAACAATTTTAACGCTTTTGTTAATAGTCACAGTTTTCCGAGTCCTTAG